The following proteins are encoded in a genomic region of Gouania willdenowi chromosome 6, fGouWil2.1, whole genome shotgun sequence:
- the lepa gene encoding leptin a produces the protein MMVLLLLSLLHIVALSSAATVSVPSSDNVVKMKSKVKWMAEQLVVRLNKDFQVPPNLMPASHVDDLDGLTSIVSMLDGYNSLLSETLGGVPQIKLEVSSLTEYLRYWGEEHCDKQRHKPSAWMQELHMMKESSHSVSMETINRLKTFLNLLMKNLEKLEKC, from the exons ATGatggtgctgctgctgttatCTCTGCTGCACATTGTGGCGTTGAGCAGCGCTGCTACTGTTTCTGTTCCGAGCTCAGATAATGTCGTGAAGATGAAATCCAAAGTGAAGTGGATGGCTGAGCAGCTGGTGGTCAGACTAAACAAGGACTTCCAG GTTCCTCCTAATCTCATGCCGGCTTCACACGTGGACGACCTTGACGGTCTGACCTCCATCGTGTCGATGTTGGACGGCTATAACAGCCTCCTCTCGGAGACGCTGGGCGGGGTACCTCAGATCAAACTGGAAGTGTCCTCGCTGACGGAGTACCTCCGCTACTGGGGGGAGGAGCACTGCGACAAGCAGCGGCACAAGCCGTCGGCGTGGATGCAGGAGCTCCACATGATGAAGGAGTCCAGTCACTCTGTGAGCATGGAGACCATCAACAGACTGAAGACGTTCCTCAACCTGCTGATGAAGAACCTGGAGAAGCTGGAAAAATGCTGA